A genomic window from Parasteatoda tepidariorum isolate YZ-2023 chromosome 10, CAS_Ptep_4.0, whole genome shotgun sequence includes:
- the LOC107443937 gene encoding uncharacterized protein codes for MFSDASGKAFAACVFLRIECEKEVQIKLVQVKSRIAPLKKDPITKIKTEMSIPKLELLAALIGTRLVQTVKTSLNISDIETFYSTDSKVVLCWIKNPGTWKTFVNNRIQEIHLNSSKENWCYIPSQMNAADIASRRCNAQTLFSLRWWEGPTWLKNRDSWPNIHNADFSDGLELATVGKKPTVTMNISLEELTKSELDIFLFIQNDSYGKNRRLIPPNFIIHRNSSSLPRVETKLVSTGDGYFFRCPILLPDRNELVFKLIEETHRTYSHVGVQTLVTTLREKYWILRSIKTVRSVVSKCVICQRFKSKSATTMFASLPEERVRISAVFETTGVDLAGALVLRNCDKVWITIFTFAVYRAVHFELVSDISTQSFLLALRRFISRRGRVKLIYSDNGANFVGAKNELKSIDWNVIIAHSDWRKISWHFNPPTAAWWGWGGWWERVVRMLKELLRRNLGKACLNYEELYTVVCECEALLKGRPLTYLSEEPSDLVPLTPSLFLQDQTKFCVDDLDQNDMQNLRKRAKHLHSLKQKLKTRFYKEYILLFKQSRHSHQTPLEVGDMILISSDNKKRVDFPLAKVIEIYKGRDGVS; via the exons ATGTTTAGCGACGCTAGTGGGAAGGCCTTCGCGGCGTGCGTATTTTTGCGAATTGAATGCGAAAAAgaagttcaaattaaattagtgCAGGTGAAATCACGCATCGCTCCTCTAAAAAAGGATCCCATCACCAAAATCAAAACTGAAATGTCTATTCCAAAATTAGAACTCTTAGCTGCACTGATAGGTACTCGTCTTGTTCAGACAGTCAAGACTTCATTAAACATTTCTGATATCGAAACCTTCTATTCGACTGACTCTAAAGTGGTTCTTTGTTGGATCAAAAATCCCGGAACATGGAAAACTTTCGTGAACAACCGAATACAAGAAATTCACTTGAATTCATCTAAAGAAAATTGGTGTTACATCCCATCTCAAATGAATGCAGCGGACATCGCTTCTCGTAGGTGCAACGCACAAACTCTGTTCAGTCTTCGTTGGTGGGAGGGTCCCACATGGTTAAAAAATCGAGACTCTTGGCCAAACATTCACAATGCTGATTTCTCAGACGGTTTAGAGCTTGCTACCGTCGGGAAAAAACCTACAGTTACGATGAATATTTCTTTAG aagaGCTCACCAAATCTGAACTCGATATATTCCTTTTCATACAAAATGACTCATATGGGAAAAATCGTCGACTGATACCACCCAATTTCATCATTCACCGCAACTCCAGTAGTCTTCCAAGAGTTGAGACAAAACTTGTCTCGACTGGTGatggttatttttttagatgtcCTATCCTGTTGCCAGACAGGAATGAACTAGTTTTCAAACTCATCGAAGAGACTCATCGGACCTACAGCCATGTAGGCGTACAAACACTTGTCACAACCCTTCGTGAAAAGTACTGGATTTTGCGATCAATAAAAACCGTTCGATCAGTTGTTTCCAAATGTGTAATTTGCCAAAGATTTAAATCCAAATCTGCTACGACGATGTTCGCTTCTCTTCCAGAAGAACGTGTACGAATATCAGCAGTGTTCGAAACAACTGGAGTTGATTTAGCTGGTGCTTTGGTTCTTCGAAATTGTGACAAAGTTTGGATTACAATCTTCACGTTTGCCGTGTACCGTGCGGTGCATTTCGAACTTGTTTCGGACATCTCCACACAAAGTTTTCTTCTCGCATTGAGACGTTTCATTTCACGTCGAGGTCGAGTAAAATTAATCTATTCAGATAATGGCGCAAACTTTGTTGGTGCAAAGAACGAACTGAAAAGTATCGACTGGAATGTCATCATTGCTCACTCAGATTGGAGAAAAATCTCCTGGCATTTCAACCCACCTACCGCTGCTTGGTGGGGGTGGGGGGGTTGGTGGGAGAGGGTGGTAAGAATGTTAAAGGAATTGTTGAGACGCAATTTAGGAAAAGCGTGTCTTAACTACGAAGAATTGTACACcgttgtgtgtgaatgtgaagCTCTACTTAAAGGTAGACCTCTAACTTACCTCTCCGAAGAACCATCAGATCTAGTGCCATTAACTCCTTCTCTCTTTTTACAGGATCAGACTAAATTTTGTGTAGATGATCTAGATCAGAATGATATGCAGAATCTTCGCAAACGCGCGAAACACCTTCACTCccttaaacaaaaactaaaaacacgTTTCTATAAGGAATATATTTTGCTCTTTAAGCAATCCAGACACTCTCATCAAACCCCACTTGAAGTGGGAGATATGATTCTAATCAGTTCAGATAATAAGAAACGTGTTGATTTTCCTCTAGccaaagtaattgaaatttataaaggaCGAGATGGTGTTTCCTGA